A region of Solanum dulcamara chromosome 7, daSolDulc1.2, whole genome shotgun sequence DNA encodes the following proteins:
- the LOC129895245 gene encoding probable trehalose-phosphate phosphatase 2: protein MRENLTRWLYQAMGFQNGLAKTQRIESISKATKPNKTESKEDSKPDQMDIFPDLKYISWLKEHPSALSSFQEMMDASKGKWVVVFLDYDGTLSPIVNDPERAFMSDLMRSAVGNVAKLYPTAIISGRSRQKVYGFVKLDDVFYAGSHGMDIMGPAIKASCYDGKYQSKALDKKGNELTVFQPAQDFLPSIEKMLNELEETTSEINGALVEDNRFCISVHYRHVLQEDLGLLEKKVQTLVAKYPGFHLTRGKKVIEIRPSIKWNKGDALLYLLETLGLANSSDVLPIYIGDDKTDEDAFKVLKCRRQGYPIIVSSNPRDTLASYSLRDPSEVLSFLIRLARWGEVSGV from the exons ATGAGAGAAAATTTGACAAGGTGGCTGTACCAGGCTATGGGATTCCAGAATGGACTGGCTAAGACTCAGAGAATTGAGTCCATTTCAAAAGCGACTAAGCCTAACAAGACTGAGTCCAAGGAAGATTCTAAGCCTGATCAAATGGACATTTTTCCTGATCTCAAATACATTTCTTGGTTG AAAGAGCATCCTTCAGCACTGAGCTCCTTCCAGGAGATGATGGACGCATCAAAGGGGAAATGGGTTGTCGTTTTTTTAGATTATGATGGGACTCTATCACCAATTGTAAATGATCCTGAACGTGCCTTCATGTCTGATCTG ATGCGCTCAGCTGTAGGCAATGTTGCAAAGCTCTATCCGACAGCTATAATAAGTGGAAGAAGTAGACAGAAG GTTTATGGTTTTGTAAAGTTGGATGATGTGTTTTACGCGGGAAGCCATGGGATGGACATAATGGGACCTGCAATCAAAGCCAGTTGTTACGATGGAAAGTACCAAAGCAAGGCCCTTGATAAAAAG GGGAATGAACTCACTGTCTTCCAGCCTGCTCAGGACTTTCTGCCTTCAATTGAAAAG ATGTTGAATGAGTTGGAGGAAACAACTTCGGAGATAAATGGAGCTCTGGTTGAGGACAACAGGTTCTGCATCTCTGTACATTACCGGCATGTCTTACAAGAG gATTTAGGGCTGCTGGAAAAGAAAGTTCAGACACTAGTTGCCAAGTACCCCGGTTTTCATCTTACAAGGGGTaagaaagttatagaaatacGTCCATCCATAAAGTGGAACAAAGGCGATGCTCTGCTGTACTTGCTTGAAACTTTAGGACTTGCGAATTCAAGTGATGTTCTCCCGATTTACATAGGGGATGATAAAACTGATGAAGATGCTTTTAAG GTACTCAAATGTAGAAGACAGGGGTATCCTATTATAGTGTCTAGTAATCCAAGGGACACATTGGCATCTTACTCTCTGCGCGATCCATCGGAAGTGTTGTCTTTTCTGATACGGTTGGCCAGATGGGGGGAAGTTTCCGGGGTGTAG